The DNA window tttgatataagaaaagaaagagattagagaagttttagaggtgatttagaacgagtttagctaagagtttagtgtagaatcatgattgagagtctttgagtctaagagagtgtttttgtgtcaagaactgtctaagttttattaatgatcagatgttacaatatatagagagacatGTCGAGATTAAGGGTTTCAGAAATCACACTATTACATGGGATAAGATTctgctttaattcaaactgtCCAATTAAGCTCTTCCTTGTgtgtaaagcacctttacctttaCACAGCTACTGACAGCCTGTCATaagctcttcccttatcctctccACGCGGTAACATCAGTAAAGCCTCAGTAAGACTTCTCCTTTACCTCTTAAGTTAACCGAGTGTAGTAACTTCCCTTAGGTAGTGATCTTGGTCGAGCTACTCttgtacggccatggtacggcctgtacggcctagCCTCTCCCAAACTCATTCCTTCAACCCATTACTCTCCTAAGCCTCACTCTCTTATTACCAATCCATCTCATCATCTAATGgcttcttctcaacactccccctcaagcttagctttgtgaaagactAAGCTTGGATacccatgagatcttcctcattaaaaacctcaccaaggaaaacccattgggacaaaaccttgatgagggaaaaagagtaaagacctcatagcTAAGGGGCTTAGCTCCTTCTCgtgagatcaatgagtcctagcCGGCTATGAATGGACTCAATTGTCTTctgccttgctgcctttgtgaacacatctgctagctgatcttcacttcttgtgtaacaTGGTAAGATGACTCCAAGAagtatcatctgcctcaccttgtgacaatctacctcaatgtgcttggttctctcatggaagactgagttggtggcaatgtgtatagcagcctggttgtcgcaatgcattgtcattggagtggattgagtaatctccaagtgcttcagtatccctttgatccacacaaGCTCATtagtcagcttcagcatggctcggtattcagcttcagcacttgagcatgagaccaccttctgcttcttactcttccaagttaccaagttccctccaatgaatgtgcagtaGCCAGTTGTGGACCTTCTatctgctctatctcctgcccaatccgcatcacagtagcccACAACTTCAGTACTCCCATTACACCCCATCCACACTCCTTGATCCGCTGAGccattgagatacatcaagatccggTTCACCATTCCCCAATGATGTTCTTTTggaacttgcatatgctggcttacctggttcacagcaaaacaaatatcaGGACGTGTGATGGTTAGGTATATAAGcttacccactagcttcctataaagCTTTGCATCCTTGAATGGTGgactgtcttcaatctccccctcacgtggaaccttgtatccatcttccaaGGGAGTCTTGGCCGTCTTTCCATCAAgcttacctgcatctttcaacagATCAAGTGTACACTTTCTTTGGGATAGAAACagcccttccttggatctacatatctcaatcccaaggaagtatttcatctctcccaagtctttaatctcaaaaacAGATTTAAGAAAGTCTTTGGTAGCTTGTATCTCTtctttatcactacctgttataatGATGTCATCTACATATACAAGTAGAACGACAATACCTGAAGGTGTgttgagtgtgaagagagtatgatcaagctctgacttcctaaagcctcttccattcagagttgtgctcaacttgttgtaccatgcccttggtgattgtttcagaccatagatagctttctttagtctgagaacattccctttcttcaccAAGTGCTCTAGACCAGGAGGAGGtaacatatacacttcatcttctagttctccttgtaggaatgcattctttacatccatttgccacaagcCCCACTCAAGGTTAACCGCAAGTGATAGGACAATCCTGATGGTATGTAGTTTAGCAACTGGTGCAAATGTGTCTatataatcctctccatatgtttgagtaaatcctcttgcaaccaaccgagtcttctttctatcaatctgtccatttgctaggtacttgattgtgaagatccatctactagacactgctctcttccctttaggtaactcactctcataccaagtgtcattcttgatCATTGCATTGgattcagctcctactgattccctccattcctTGTCCTTCATGGCTTCATCATATGACTTCGGTACATGGCTCTCATCTAAGCTTACCataaaggcacaatgttcttctggataatgagcaaaggaacacacagcttgagagggatgttccacagcctgggcattgtagtacactcgcgtgtttacccagttggaactATCCTTTCTCACTctggtgcttcttctcaatggcTGCACGGCCGGCTCTGGTTCAGGTTCAGTTGTAGTTGTATTAGTTTCCTCCTCTTGATCCTCTTGATCTTGGCTCGGTACCTCCCTATCTTCATGTATCATACTTTGATCATGATCACCTGAGCCTTCTTGATCGTGGCTTTCAACATGTATTTCAGCCGGTTCAGGTGTTGTTTCCCCCCCATGATCTAAGTTTGATGCCTCGGTAGGTTGTGTGTTTGTTGTGCTGCGTCTTTCCTTCGGATCCTGGGTAGTATGTATCCCAAGCCCCTCTAGAATGCTTCTAAGGCTGGCCGCTCTATCTGACTCTCTTGTCAATTCTAGCAACTCATCTTGATTCTTTTCCTCATAGAACCCCTtagcttcaatgaacttcacatctctagagacTAAAACTCTTCTAGtagtaggatcatagcacttgtaaccCTTTTGAGTAGTAGAGTAGCCAACaaacatagctcttgtgctggttgcttcaagcttgtttctcaactcttttGGCCTCAgaacaaagcatagacatccaaagattCGCATATGCTCCAATGAtggcttgtacctgttcaaGGCTTCAAAAGGGGACTGATCATGTAGAATCTTAGTTGGGATCCGATTGATTAGATAACAGGATGtagccacagcatcactccaaaacctcttagggacatttgcttgaaacatcattgaccttgccacctccatgagatgcctattctttctctcagccactccattttgctgaggAGTATAAGGACAACTCGTTTGGTGtagtatcccatgttgagctagatgtTGCTTGAAGGCTTGACCAGTGtattccccaccattatctgatctcaaaattttaatcttggcattgtaatggttagtcacatagttttgaaaatttttaaaagcttcaagcaccctatctttggtttgaataagtgttatccaggtgtatttcgatttttcatctatgaatgtgacaaagtatttaaaactatccctagacaagcaaggagcagtccaaacatcagagtgaattaaatcaaagcacttgtcataaacagtagatgaaatgggaaacacagttttacaatgcttgcctaagatgcaagcttcacaatccttattttcaaataccacacctggtaacatcaagtttaaagccctaacatggggatgacctagtctagcatgccacaatgcatttttattcaacatagaagcagaagtaaatgagcacaagtaatcagaaacaggagctagttcttcaagtaaatataaatctcccttggtaactccttttccaatcaattggctgctctcaatatcctgaaacttcacatcattaggactaaatataacattgcaattaagatctgtagtgcatttctttacagataatagatttgatgtgaagtcaggcatgtaaaatgctttagaTTCTTTATCAAACAATTTTAGCTTGCCAATTCCTCTAATTgggattttatctccatttgcaatcatgacATGTCCATTTGTAGGTTCAATGTCTCTAATCAAactagtatcactaatcatgtgatgagatgctccTGAATCAACTACCAATGGTTTAAACAGATTGTGTGCAATATGAGACTGTCCTAGTATGCTAGTAGGTTTATAAGCAATGCTTGAGTGATCAGGTTCTCTAGCAATACTATACGGTTCATATGATGCACCAAAAGAGTAACCAAGAGTACCAAgtgtgttaccattctcctttagcattttgatgagggagtcaaggtctgatctcctCAGGTACTCGTTCTCACGGTTGTTCTGAAGGCTTGGTTGAGCTGTGTAAGTCACCAGGGCCTTGCTATCTCCAGGCTCACGTGTCCCGCCCTCTCCAGCTTGGCCTGAGCTCCCAGCAACACTTGAACTCCCCGGCTCACTTCCAGCATACGAGACATTGGCTCTcccatctttctctcttgagaacttggccggcttcagatgagggtgcaAGATCCAGCACTGGTTCTTCTTGTGACCTTgtctcttgcaatgatcacaatttCCCGTGAACTTCTTTGCATCATACTGGTTAGAGCTTGCACGGTTTGCTTGTGGAACCTCAGCTTGGTTTGCAAGAGTAATCTCCCCTTTCCCTCCAAAGAGACCAAAAGACCGTTCCTCCTTCTGAACTTGCGCACACAcgtcctcaagatcaggtaacTTTCCGGACCTCAGGATGTGTTTGATGAGGCTGTTGTAGCTTggattcaacgtgagcagcaacccaaacaccttatcctgctcgcgtctctcagCCAGCTCATCTAGGTTGGTTGTGcctggcctcagcatctccagttcggaccacaaggctctgaacctcccaagatgcttagtgaactccatgtcctcctgtGTCAAGCTGTTGATAGCAcgtttcacttcaaacacacggctcaaGTTTGAGATGTTACCATAAACCTTCTTTAGCGTGTCCCAAagatcctttgctgtctcacagtagctgtatgcctcCAGGATAGACACTTCAAGAGACCGTTGGAGTATGGACATCACCAGCTGATCATCCTGCTCCCACTTCTCCTCATCGCACTCGACAACCTCCTTGTCGCCTTCATAAGTAATGAGCTTTGGGGCTTCACTCTGTGTGATGTGTCCCCATAAACCCTTACTCCCCACTGCGGTCTTCACCAAACGAGACCACAAAAGATAGTTACCCCCCTTGAGAGTAACCGGAACCACAGCTTTGTTGCTTTCCATTTCAGACCCACTCGGATGAATGAAATGCAACTCAAGTGTTCTTAGTAATCAAACCCAGATtatgatgaacctggctctgataccatatgaactTTAGGGAATCTGAGtttgatataagaaaagaaagagattagagaagttttagaggtgatttagaacgagtttagctaagagtttagtgtagaatcatgattgagagtctttgagtctaagagagtgtttttgtgtcaagaactgtctaagttttattaatgatcagatgttacaatatatagagagacatGTCGAGATTAAGGGTTTCAGAAATCACACTATTACATGGGATAAGATTctgctttaattcaaactgtCCAATTAAGCTCTTCCTTGTgtgtaaagcacctttacctttaCACAGCTACTGACACCCTGTCATaagctcttcccttatcctctccACGCGGTAACATCAGTAAAGCCTCAGTAAGACTTCTCCTTTACCTCTTAAGTTAACCGAGTGTAGTAACTTCCCTTAGGTAGTGATCTTGGTCGAGCTActcttgtacggcctgtacggccatggtacggcctgtacggcctagCCTCTCCCAAACTCATTCCTTCAACCCATTACTCTCCTAAGCCTCACTCTCTTATTACCAATCCATCTCATCATCTAATGGCTTCTTCTCAAcaaagagcaccaaggctatgatgattgggtattctacttcacagaagggatacaaatgctatgatcctacagctaggagagtcctagtgtcaagggatgtcagattcatggaagacaaaggatactatgatgagcagacatgggaagacttggaggatctatcccagccatcagaacgagctgcttgcttgagaaacattctagaggggctcggaattggagtgtcccaggatcagagtaggcgtccagaacctactccagctgcagcagaagaaccatcccactttgcacatgaggggggaagtgaatcagtttctgaactagaggaccaaggcttagaagaggctggtgagctaggaaacagaggaactgattctcctgtccaaagtggagaaggatcagcaagggaagaactgaatgaaagacagaatgaagaagatcagagacaaggagaggctagagctgaagctgaagaacagactgaagaagtgactccacaagtagaagaagaacaagagatggcacaagaagggccagtgttgagaaggagtacaaggctgagaagggatccttccagttgggtaaacacgagagtgtactacaatgcccaagctgtgaagcatcctactcaggccgtgtgttcctttgctcaatatccagaagcacattgtgcatttatggtaaacttagatgagaatcacattccaagaagctatgaagaggcaatggaagatgaagaatggaaggaatcagtaggagctgaggcaggagctatgataaagaatgatacatggtatgagagtgaactaccaaaagggaagaaggctgtgtctagtagatggatctttacagtcaagtacaaggctgatgggtcgattgagaggaagaagactagactggtagcaagagggttcactcagacatatggagaagactacattgatacatttgctccagttgcaaagctacacaccattcgaattgtcctatcagtggctactaaccttgggtgggatctttggcaaatggatgtgaagaatgcatttctccaaggagagttagaagatgaagtttacatgctaccacctccgggcctagaagggatggtgaaaccagggaatgtgcttagattgaagaaggccatctatgggttaaagcaatcaccaagggcatggtatcacaagctgagcacaactctaaatggaagaggcttcaggaaatcagagcttgatcacactctcttcactcttactACACCTGCAGGCATTGTTGTgcttcttgtatatgtggatgacatagttatcacaggcagtgataaggtgggaatcaaggagaccaaggagtttctgaaatctgtgtttgacatcaaagacttgggagaaatgaagtacttccttggaattgagctgtgcagatcagaagaagggttgttcatctcacaaaggaagtatatcttggatctgttgaaggaggctggtgcgtatggaggaaagacagccaagatgcccatggaggatgggtataaagctccacgtgagggggagctagaagatagtaaggtatttcatgatccaaagctatacaggaagcttgtggggaagctgatctatctaaccatcactaggccagacatctgttttgctgtgaaccaagtgagtcagcatatgcaagctccaagagagcatcactggcgcatggtagaaagagttctcatgtatctgaatggaactcaagggcttggtatatggatgggctgcaatgggagcactgaagcagtgggatattgtgatgcagattgaGCTGGAGATAGAACAGatagaagatctacaaccggctattgcacattcattggtggaaacatggttacttggaagagtaagaagcagaaggtggtgtcatgctcaagtgccgaggctgagtatagagcaatgctaaagctcacaaatgagttggtatggattaaaggaatactgaagcacttggagattgagcaagcaacaccaatgaccatgcattgtgacaatcaagcagccattcacatagccacaaactcggtgttccatgagagaaccaagcatattgaagtggactgtcacaaagtgaggcagatgatagtcttgggagtgatactgccgtgctacacaaggagtgaggatcagttggcagacgtattcactaaggcggctaggcaaaagacaatggagtcaattcacataaggttgggactccttgatctttcgcctaagggctgatctatacactctcttgatcatgaggtccttactctttttccctcatcagagttttgtcccaatgggttttctttgatgaggtttttaatgagggggagctcatgatccttccaagcttgacttgttccacatggtcaagcttgagggggagtgttgagatgagctgaggaatatgaggagagttgttcagggttgaagaggttgtgatgttgagtagaggagaaggattggccttagggagaaccgtccgtaccggtccgtacaggtccgtaccatggccgtacggccgtacagacggtatcgaccatgcGGTGAAGAGTGTTACCGCGGGAAGAAGTTACTCGACCAGATCATGTTTTAccttgaccaaagaaggcatatgaccgttgATGGAAAGAGGAGgagcgtctctacaggctggcacaggctggaaggataaggttcacttttagcatagtgaccaagcgtgtggagaggctcattggtccggttcaaattaaaggctcccttagctttgacctcacatgcttagtctcttcttaaaccctagttgcacactcctatatattgtaaacactctctcattaataagattaagcggattatgttactctctctctagtctctctcttgttcatcatggatcatacataatctctccatttctttcacaatctcttctaaacttctcttaatctcttaccaaatctctcttaatctctcaatacctattctaatCTCTAAAATCTCAATAAGTAGTCtctgatgttgggaaaacagtcctacaatgctttcctaatatgcatgcttcacagtttaagtgattaaatgacatattaggcatGATCAATTCAATTGCCctagcatgaggatgtcccaatctagcatgccaagtcatACTATCAACCCTATCAACAGCACTACTCAAGCATAcagaatcaaagggtttagaattcttagccatttgaagatggtatagctgattcttgctgtctcctctgccaatgactctcccagtcttcaaatcttgaaactcaacttcatcaggtctgaatactacttgacaatcaagatcaatggtagctttcttcacagataatagatttgaagtgaactgaggcatgtagaaTGCAGctgtgtccttctcaaacagtttgagctttcccactccttctattgggatcatggcaccattagctatcataacactccctgttgcagccttgatctcacttataagcctcctatcactgatcatatgatgacttgctccagaatcaatcacaatgggtttagaagctccggattgtatagcatgcttcttgcttgctgctaaggcttgtacatgttccatgaacactctccattccttcctggtgatgcgatcatcagctccactccctttctcctgctcttttaacaccccactgtcctctactgattcccccatgtaggctgagtaagaacactctcccacaactctcttcctacccTTTCTTATGTTGATataagctttggatagcattctgcacctccTTCTCTTCCAGAAGCCCTCACTCCaactcccggttagcctccatgagccctcactcctactcatggttagcttctggaagctctcactcctactcccagttggcttccatgagctctcactcctactcatggttagcctctcatcatctctcattacctcatacgcccttcttataagcacacagatctcttccatttccggaagctgttcccctcttagaaccatatccaccagccacccatatgatgactccatgctcgccaagagcttcaagaccatctcttgctctggtgattttagagaataagaaaggtattgagtagtctaagagagattcaagagagattagagtgtttaagagaaggtgtatgagattatcatgatgaactagagagagagactcataaactcgtATATTGTCTTCATTAATCaccaagagttacaatatatagaaaaggaaagactagggtttcagcttaagagataaggtaaagcatgtgtagtcaaagctaaAGGGAGCGGATGGTTTGAACTGGCCAATGGAATGCTTCACACACTTTCAGCATATTCCAAGATGCTGATCACTTTACAGCTATGCCAGCCTGTCTTCTCCGCGTCTCCTTTCTTCCTTTCAACGGTCACAAGGCTGCTTAACACTCATGGCAACTCTCCAAAGTAACTTGGGTAAGGATGGTA is part of the Brassica rapa cultivar Chiifu-401-42 unplaced genomic scaffold, CAAS_Brap_v3.01 Scaffold0505, whole genome shotgun sequence genome and encodes:
- the LOC117130494 gene encoding uncharacterized protein LOC117130494; protein product: MVLKLLASMESSYGWLVDMVLRGEQLPEMEEICVLIRRAYEVMRDDERLTMSRSESSWKPTGSRSESFQKLTMSRSEGSWRLTGSWSEGFWKRRRCRMLSKAYINIRKGRKRVVGECSYSAYMGESVEDSGVLKEQEKGSGADDRITRKEWRVFMEHVQALAANWDILMLGQLN